ATGAAAAATCTTACCAATGTTCGCAACAAAACATTCTCTTCCTTTATTACTACTTTACACTAAATACCACGCTAACATCATGAAGATCATTTAAAAGAATACCCTTCGAACTACCTGAAGTACAGCTATTCCATTCATCGACGAGCAATGGTCCAAATGCTTGTCTTCCTCGACTTCTTTTCTTAAGATCTTTCTCACAATCTCGAAAATGATCGACGGACCATGTTTTTGTGTTTCGCAGAAAGCGATGGCGGCGCAACAGCAACGACAGACAGTCACCTCGACCGGCATCTTCAACCACGAGAAGCACATGGCCTCGAGCTCGCAGTCGAGCATTACGATCGCGTCCAAGTCGGGTGTGAGCGCGTCCAAATCGATGATTAGCGCGGCGAGCGCGGTTAATCAGTTTATGAACGGCATGCGACCGCCGACGGCTGAGGACGAGCTGCTGGCCTTACCGTTGGACGACCTGGACCTGCTGTGCTCCAAGTCGAATCCGCAGGACGTGGACTGCGCGATCGCCAAGTACAGCGGCCTGCTCGACAGCTTCGTGGAGCGGCTGAAGGTAGGCGCTGACACTTGCAAGAGCAACAGCGGCAGTAAAGCGCCGCAGCTGTTGAATAGGGTGAACGAGATCATCCGAAAGGCTTGGGCGGTGCCTACGCACGGCCACGAGCTGGGCTACACCCTGTGCAACACCCTGAGGACGCGCGGCGGTCTCGATCTGCTCATGTCCAACTGCGTGGCGAACGATCACGAGCTGCAGTTCTCGTCGGCCAGATTGCTGGAGCAATGCCTGACCACGGAGAATCGCGCCCACGTGGTGGAGAACGGCCTGGAGAAGGTGGTGAATGTAGCGTGCGTGTGCACGAAGAACGCCAACTCGGTGGATCACTCGCGCGTCGGCACCGGGATACTCGAGCACCTGTTCAAGCACAGCGAGGGCACCTGCAGCGACGTGATCAGGCTGGGCGGTCTGGACGCGGTCCTGTTTGAGTGCCGGAAGAACGACGTGGAGACTCTGCGCCATTGTGCGGGCGCGTTGGCGAACTTGTCGTTGTACGGCGGTGCCGAGAACCAGGAGGCGATGATCAAGCGCAAGGTACCGATGTGGCTGTTCCCGCTCGCCTTTCACAACGACGACAACATCAAGTATTACGCCTGCCTGGCGATCGCCGTGCTAGTCGCCAACAAGGAGATCGAGGCGGCCGTCCTCAAATCCGGCACCCTCGACCTCGTCGAGCCCTTCATTACGTCGCACAACCCCTACGAGTTCGCCAAGTCAAACCTGGCGCACGCACACGGTCAGAGCAAGAACTGGCTGGAGAGGCTCGTGCCGGTTCTGAGCTCGAAGCGAGAGGAGGCGCGCAATCTCGCGGCTTTTCACTTCTGCATGGAGGCGGGCATCAAGAAGCAACAGGGCAACACCGATATCTTCCGGACAATCGGCGCGATCGAGCCGTTGAAAAAAGTAGCGAGCTGTCCGAACGCGATCGCGTCCAAGTACGCGGCACAAGCTTTGAGATTGATCGGCGAGGAAATTCCGCATAAACTCAGCCAACAAGTGCCCTTATGGTCGACCGAGGACGTACGAGAATGGGTGAAGCAGATCGGCTTCGCTGACGTAGCCCCGAACTTCGTGGAGAGTCGAGTGGACGGCGACCTGCTGCTGCAGCTGACGGAAGAGAATCTACGCGAGGATATCGGCCTGACCAACGGTATCATGCGCCGCAGATTCGCCCGCGAGCTGCAGAATCTGAAGAAGATGGCCGACTACAGCAGCCGCGACACCGGCAACCTGAACAGCTTCCTGCAATCGATCGGCCAGGAGTTCTCTATCTACACGTACAGCATGCTGAACGCCGGCGTGGACAAGGACTCGATACGCAATCTCTCGGAGGATCAGCTGCTGACCGAGTGCGGCATCGCCAACAGTATCCATCGGCTCAGGATACTCGACGCCATCAAGAACATGCAGCACAATCAGTTCAGCTCGTGCGAGTACGAGTCGCCCGACAAGTCCCTCGACGTCTTCGTCAGTTATCGCCGATCGAACGGCTCGCAATTGGCGAGTCTGTTGAAGGTGCATCTGCAGCTGCGCGGCTTCTCGGTGTTCATCGACGTCGAGAGGCTCGAGGCCGGCAAGTTCGACAACAACCTGCTGCAGAGCATCAGGCAGGCGAAACACTTCCTCCTCGTGCTCACGCCCCAGGCTTTGGAGAGGTGTGTACAAGATAGCGAGTGCAAGGACTGGGTACACAGGGTGAGTCTCTGGATATGtttcttcttgttttttttattgttaaaaagatACTGAGACTTTTGTTACTTTCAGTTATATACGCTCTtaagttaataaaaagtttatgcttgcttttttgttttatcagTTTTGAGGCCATGTAAGCAAATGGGGCAAacgaatttttcaatttaatacaattattcgATTAATTCAATGTATTTTTGAGAGAATTTGAAACCAAAGAAGAGATAGCctcggaaaaaaataatctttcactaacaaatttttttttcttctcagGAAAACATTTTCCTCGGATTGtcaaacatattataataaatatattgttttagaactaatatcttaaacattactttaaaatattaatgtctatatatgttatatatcgtGTCATAATCGGTTTTATTCTTTTcgccaaattttattattatgccgAATTTTATGTTCAAGAATTGATCAAAAAGTTAAGCTTTTACAACGTACGGTGTCTCAATTCGCACTTTCGATTATTTTACAGGAGATCGTTGCCGCACTGCAATCGCAATGCAACATAATTCCAATCATCGACAACTTTCAATGGCCGGAACCTGAGGAGCTTCCTGAAGACATGCGCACGGTCTGCCACTTCAACGGTGTCCGCTGGATTCACGACTATCAAGACGCTTGCGTAGACAAATTAGAAAGGTGAAACAACtgctcttttttaaatttcatttctgtATTTTTGGTAAAAGCACATGGCTTAAAGtacaagaaaaaagaagacaaCTCTATTTTCTAGTACAATAGCTGAAATATTTAGGAGTCGCTTTCTGagataactttattttaattaatatatgtctTCTATATACGATACAAAatgtttgttataataatcatttcattaattatttaattattttactttaataataacataatgtaaatatatctaaGGATGATCTGTACGACAgttgttaatttaacttttcgGTTTTCGCTTCTTATAATTGTGCAGGTTTATGCGAGGCGAGATACCTGTGAGAGCTGATCTGTCTGGCGGAATTCCGCGCAGCATGGCTCCCAAGGACGTGACCCAGCCGAACACACCGAGTAACACAAACATACGACAGCCGCCTAACTATCAGCGAATGCACAGCAACGAAAGCAGGGGCAGCGACAAGGATTCCACGGGCGGGCGAGATTGACTAGATGGCCCGCCCACAGCCATATCGAGCAGGTAGTTATCCCTGATAATTTAGCATATAGCACCCTAACATTGGGTTGATGAGTGAATCGATTCGTCAATGtctagaaaaagaaaatctgaAATTTGTAGGATCCATTAACACCCCGGCACCAAGAACCAAGTCTCGATTAATGATTTGGTGCTAGATTAActattatgaataaaaaagtttattaataataattattaataatttagaataatttcattaaaagtaattgattaagaaaaaagagtttgacgataaataaaacaaactggattaattattattatagattgaaaatattttaataattcagatttcttaaaaatacCCAAAAGAAATCCAAGTGACGATTACAGGTGgtaataagaatttttaatgatcTGAATTTATTGGAAGTTAGTAAACTCTTTACACTGGCCGTTAACGAATCGATTTATGATGCGACTTTGAAGCGAGCTCTACTAACGCAAcgctaatttctttttttcacgcAGTCAAGATTGCGAATCGCTCTATTGACAATCACGACTAGGTCAGTCAGCGATACAAATTCTTTATCGATGTTTAAACAGTGTTAATCTGTCACTATCCCGTCGCTTTGCCAAAACCTCATATTGAATCAGCCCCTAATATATTGTTGATATCGTTGTACTTTTGATTTCAAATGTGTTACctagatatatgtatgtgctTGTGCTGTAGACTAGTGTAGACATATAGTTTATAGTGAAagtttagataaatttttgtcTATCTGAATGTCGGATGCTTATTACATAGTCTACGtgtagaataaattattctttaattagaTCTCTTAGACAATAGATaacacattaatataaatcaataaaattgattaaatttgattttttaacttaaatcttttaagttaaaaaatcaAGCAAGTTATATCGAATTTTTAATGATGCTAAAATTGATTTGTTCGTCAATGAGAGTTTCGTGAAAATGTATACGATAAATGCaataactttaattttctacacatagatattactatataatctttatgcacattatgtacattttatttatgttatatctaTAGATCTTAGTAGTAAAGCTGCATGATGCAATTCTATTGAATAAACCGTGTTCGGTATAAGAAGGTTTGAgacaaaatcaaaatattgaaagtaggataaaataaatattaatttctcggATGATGCAAAATATTGCAGATAGATtctgttaacaataaaaaacaaaaattaatatgttttaacttttaaaactttaatttagttttaacgtatacgacatattttattttgattgaggatatgtaaaaagagatataCGACAATCATCCTCTTACTTAACCGAGGAAGGCAAATGAGAAACGTATTTCTCGCTGAGTTCCGATTTTGCAATAAGTTCTGTTTTTTGTGTTATAGGCTTAGAAAGTCGTCAAGTCCATCCCGTTGGTTGATGGGCCTGCCGCCCACGTCGCCGCGCTTCAAGTTCATGTACCCGCATCCGGTGAGTGCCAGCAGCAACCTGGCGGTGCCTCGCAGGCCGCCGCGGCAACCACCTTCGCCGTCGACACGATCCCGCTCGCTAGAGCTGCTGGACCAACAGGACCAGGAGCGAAAGTCGGTATCTTCCGCGGTCGTCCAACGACCACCGCTTCCCAGGCCGAGATCGCGCAGTCTGGACGGTTTTCTGGATGAAGATGCGAAGAACGGTGAAGAGCAAGACAAAGTGCAGCGCGATAAGAGTCGAGAATGTCCTCCAACGAGTTCGGAAGATGAGGAAGTCGTCTCTGCTTCAGAAGAGAGCCAAAAGAAGCCTGATACCGAGACTGTTGAATCCAAGGACGAACCCAGGCCGGTTCTCAGAACGAAACCAAAAGTGCCCGACATTATCGAGTCGAAGTCCGAAACGGAGAGCATACAAATGTCCTTGGGTAAGGATGAGAGTAATAAAGAGGCCCTCCCGCCGACGCGTCCTCCGAAGCCGAGTCGACGTTCCAGCTCGGAAGGACAGTCTTCGACATGCTCCAGCAGACAGTGCGCTGACCAGGAACACCCGGTGGAAGAGCAGAGGATCAGGAAGGTAGCGCAGGAGAGATTGACAACTCGGGGCGGCGACGAGAACGACGACTACGACGACGGCAAATCGACGGTGCTGTTGAAGGCATCAAGAAGTTGTGGTGCGGGATTGGACTCCGACGGGAGCGTCTCGTCAAGCGAATACGGCGGACGCAGAGTCCGCGCGAAGGGACCGGGTTCATTGTCGTCGCTGCCGACGGGCGCGGAGCCTAAGCGCAAGCGGAACTTCATGGACAAGTGCGTGAACAAAGTGCGGTCGTTCATGAAAAAGTGAAGCAACGCGAGACttcttgttatttaatttctgcaaACTGGTCAAAGTGAAGCGCGCGAAACCCAATCAGTTCAAGTCTAAAATATGTCGCGGAAGATAACTGGATAAttaggaaatattttatatgatcactaaagaaattttatgtcGAAAAAGCGTTTAAAAGTTTTCAGAAGGATCTGAAAAAATCGCTTCGACGGTTTTGggatttctcaaaaaatttgtctAGACGCCCGAAAGTGAGAttagaaaacattttatgaaaatcttGATGTGAAgcttaatatatctttatgattatcgaataaattatagttttaaaaattaaatggagcatttaaaagaaattcgGCTGAGGAAATTAGATTAGACATTTGGATGTTGACTTTTATATGTtgtttaatgaatttttccGGCCGTAGcttacgaaaattataatccGAATTTCGCGATCCGTTTCGTGTACAATGACAGGCAGCATGAAAGTATATATAGCGAAATGTTGTGCCTAAAGATGCGACAAGTGTCTTCATAGATGCCAGAGACTTGACTCGGAATACGCGTATTTACGCGAATTAGCCTGCTTTTCCAGGTGCCttttttgtattgtattttCTCTCGTTGTATTGTATacattacatatgtatattgtatatgtagaAACGAACGAATCGAGAAGTTTAAGGCGGCTAAGTCGTTATTTgtaatactattttttctaggcaatttattttttttagaccgCGTTTACAGCTAGACGCATGTGGCTCGCATAGGTCACGAATTATGGTTG
This genomic stretch from Temnothorax longispinosus isolate EJ_2023e chromosome 9, Tlon_JGU_v1, whole genome shotgun sequence harbors:
- the Sarm gene encoding NAD(+) hydrolase sarm1 isoform X4, which codes for MGNGSSCCAYRNKKMSEFPAEGGENGDMQTVMENFQKKNNLVTGRTHHVTHHPQVTTTSSQMLTTNQSQHQSSSSTSTSTSSSSTSSRVAKSSQRILTSSSSSEMKASSMKSDLTELKRGISEMKNISTNFSQRLRSSMENLVDRDGSGPEETDLTEPLVTFPDPDTPPPVTDAVTLAGGSPSQLSSLNSLNNLHHSISPPINIPNMANLPTGQETMKFEQKKMTSASKTKVVTDGFSAEKATANSAEMRALQAGDVSYKEQSAATAARARVELDGVSAEKSVAAAREQRSLKAGDLSHQESNNMAASTMKLQSDSFTSEKKAMAAQQQRQTVTSTGIFNHEKHMASSSQSSITIASKSGVSASKSMISAASAVNQFMNGMRPPTAEDELLALPLDDLDLLCSKSNPQDVDCAIAKYSGLLDSFVERLKVGADTCKSNSGSKAPQLLNRVNEIIRKAWAVPTHGHELGYTLCNTLRTRGGLDLLMSNCVANDHELQFSSARLLEQCLTTENRAHVVENGLEKVVNVACVCTKNANSVDHSRVGTGILEHLFKHSEGTCSDVIRLGGLDAVLFECRKNDVETLRHCAGALANLSLYGGAENQEAMIKRKVPMWLFPLAFHNDDNIKYYACLAIAVLVANKEIEAAVLKSGTLDLVEPFITSHNPYEFAKSNLAHAHGQSKNWLERLVPVLSSKREEARNLAAFHFCMEAGIKKQQGNTDIFRTIGAIEPLKKVASCPNAIASKYAAQALRLIGEEIPHKLSQQVPLWSTEDVREWVKQIGFADVAPNFVESRVDGDLLLQLTEENLREDIGLTNGIMRRRFARELQNLKKMADYSSRDTGNLNSFLQSIGQEFSIYTYSMLNAGVDKDSIRNLSEDQLLTECGIANSIHRLRILDAIKNMQHNQFSSCEYESPDKSLDVFVSYRRSNGSQLASLLKVHLQLRGFSVFIDVERLEAGKFDNNLLQSIRQAKHFLLVLTPQALERCVQDSECKDWVHREIVAALQSQCNIIPIIDNFQWPEPEELPEDMRTVCHFNGVRWIHDYQDACVDKLERFMRGEIPVRADLSGGIPRSMAPKDVTQPNTPSNTNIRQPPNYQRMHSNESRGSDKDSTGGRD
- the Sarm gene encoding NAD(+) hydrolase sarm1 isoform X2, yielding MRTTAPPRTVKQFRRNISHDAPPNYRNRLMSEFPAEGGENGDMQTVMENFQKKNNLVTGRTHHVTHHPQVTTTSSQMLTTNQSQHQSSSSTSTSTSSSSTSSRVAKSSQRILTSSSSSEMKASSMKSDLTELKRGISEMKNISTNFSQRLRSSMENLVDRDGSGPEETDLTEPLVTFPDPDTPPPVTDAVTLAGGSPSQLSSLNSLNNLHHSISPPINIPNMANLPTGQETMKFEQKKMTSASKTKVVTDGFSAEKATANSAEMRALQAGDVSYKEQSAATAARARVELDGVSAEKSVAAAREQRSLKAGDLSHQESNNMAASTMKLQSDSFTSEKKAMAAQQQRQTVTSTGIFNHEKHMASSSQSSITIASKSGVSASKSMISAASAVNQFMNGMRPPTAEDELLALPLDDLDLLCSKSNPQDVDCAIAKYSGLLDSFVERLKVGADTCKSNSGSKAPQLLNRVNEIIRKAWAVPTHGHELGYTLCNTLRTRGGLDLLMSNCVANDHELQFSSARLLEQCLTTENRAHVVENGLEKVVNVACVCTKNANSVDHSRVGTGILEHLFKHSEGTCSDVIRLGGLDAVLFECRKNDVETLRHCAGALANLSLYGGAENQEAMIKRKVPMWLFPLAFHNDDNIKYYACLAIAVLVANKEIEAAVLKSGTLDLVEPFITSHNPYEFAKSNLAHAHGQSKNWLERLVPVLSSKREEARNLAAFHFCMEAGIKKQQGNTDIFRTIGAIEPLKKVASCPNAIASKYAAQALRLIGEEIPHKLSQQVPLWSTEDVREWVKQIGFADVAPNFVESRVDGDLLLQLTEENLREDIGLTNGIMRRRFARELQNLKKMADYSSRDTGNLNSFLQSIGQEFSIYTYSMLNAGVDKDSIRNLSEDQLLTECGIANSIHRLRILDAIKNMQHNQFSSCEYESPDKSLDVFVSYRRSNGSQLASLLKVHLQLRGFSVFIDVERLEAGKFDNNLLQSIRQAKHFLLVLTPQALERCVQDSECKDWVHREIVAALQSQCNIIPIIDNFQWPEPEELPEDMRTVCHFNGVRWIHDYQDACVDKLERFMRGEIPVRADLSGGIPRSMAPKDVTQPNTPSNTNIRQPPNYQRMHSNESRGSDKDSTGGRD
- the Sarm gene encoding NAD(+) hydrolase sarm1 isoform X1, which encodes MSVDRGLSMLHKHGGKPRGVAYKGRGIFLKSMSEFPAEGGENGDMQTVMENFQKKNNLVTGRTHHVTHHPQVTTTSSQMLTTNQSQHQSSSSTSTSTSSSSTSSRVAKSSQRILTSSSSSEMKASSMKSDLTELKRGISEMKNISTNFSQRLRSSMENLVDRDGSGPEETDLTEPLVTFPDPDTPPPVTDAVTLAGGSPSQLSSLNSLNNLHHSISPPINIPNMANLPTGQETMKFEQKKMTSASKTKVVTDGFSAEKATANSAEMRALQAGDVSYKEQSAATAARARVELDGVSAEKSVAAAREQRSLKAGDLSHQESNNMAASTMKLQSDSFTSEKKAMAAQQQRQTVTSTGIFNHEKHMASSSQSSITIASKSGVSASKSMISAASAVNQFMNGMRPPTAEDELLALPLDDLDLLCSKSNPQDVDCAIAKYSGLLDSFVERLKVGADTCKSNSGSKAPQLLNRVNEIIRKAWAVPTHGHELGYTLCNTLRTRGGLDLLMSNCVANDHELQFSSARLLEQCLTTENRAHVVENGLEKVVNVACVCTKNANSVDHSRVGTGILEHLFKHSEGTCSDVIRLGGLDAVLFECRKNDVETLRHCAGALANLSLYGGAENQEAMIKRKVPMWLFPLAFHNDDNIKYYACLAIAVLVANKEIEAAVLKSGTLDLVEPFITSHNPYEFAKSNLAHAHGQSKNWLERLVPVLSSKREEARNLAAFHFCMEAGIKKQQGNTDIFRTIGAIEPLKKVASCPNAIASKYAAQALRLIGEEIPHKLSQQVPLWSTEDVREWVKQIGFADVAPNFVESRVDGDLLLQLTEENLREDIGLTNGIMRRRFARELQNLKKMADYSSRDTGNLNSFLQSIGQEFSIYTYSMLNAGVDKDSIRNLSEDQLLTECGIANSIHRLRILDAIKNMQHNQFSSCEYESPDKSLDVFVSYRRSNGSQLASLLKVHLQLRGFSVFIDVERLEAGKFDNNLLQSIRQAKHFLLVLTPQALERCVQDSECKDWVHREIVAALQSQCNIIPIIDNFQWPEPEELPEDMRTVCHFNGVRWIHDYQDACVDKLERFMRGEIPVRADLSGGIPRSMAPKDVTQPNTPSNTNIRQPPNYQRMHSNESRGSDKDSTGGRD
- the Sarm gene encoding NAD(+) hydrolase sarm1 isoform X3 translates to MTMVVNKINMSSYSVPRRTFFSGLHTKMSEFPAEGGENGDMQTVMENFQKKNNLVTGRTHHVTHHPQVTTTSSQMLTTNQSQHQSSSSTSTSTSSSSTSSRVAKSSQRILTSSSSSEMKASSMKSDLTELKRGISEMKNISTNFSQRLRSSMENLVDRDGSGPEETDLTEPLVTFPDPDTPPPVTDAVTLAGGSPSQLSSLNSLNNLHHSISPPINIPNMANLPTGQETMKFEQKKMTSASKTKVVTDGFSAEKATANSAEMRALQAGDVSYKEQSAATAARARVELDGVSAEKSVAAAREQRSLKAGDLSHQESNNMAASTMKLQSDSFTSEKKAMAAQQQRQTVTSTGIFNHEKHMASSSQSSITIASKSGVSASKSMISAASAVNQFMNGMRPPTAEDELLALPLDDLDLLCSKSNPQDVDCAIAKYSGLLDSFVERLKVGADTCKSNSGSKAPQLLNRVNEIIRKAWAVPTHGHELGYTLCNTLRTRGGLDLLMSNCVANDHELQFSSARLLEQCLTTENRAHVVENGLEKVVNVACVCTKNANSVDHSRVGTGILEHLFKHSEGTCSDVIRLGGLDAVLFECRKNDVETLRHCAGALANLSLYGGAENQEAMIKRKVPMWLFPLAFHNDDNIKYYACLAIAVLVANKEIEAAVLKSGTLDLVEPFITSHNPYEFAKSNLAHAHGQSKNWLERLVPVLSSKREEARNLAAFHFCMEAGIKKQQGNTDIFRTIGAIEPLKKVASCPNAIASKYAAQALRLIGEEIPHKLSQQVPLWSTEDVREWVKQIGFADVAPNFVESRVDGDLLLQLTEENLREDIGLTNGIMRRRFARELQNLKKMADYSSRDTGNLNSFLQSIGQEFSIYTYSMLNAGVDKDSIRNLSEDQLLTECGIANSIHRLRILDAIKNMQHNQFSSCEYESPDKSLDVFVSYRRSNGSQLASLLKVHLQLRGFSVFIDVERLEAGKFDNNLLQSIRQAKHFLLVLTPQALERCVQDSECKDWVHREIVAALQSQCNIIPIIDNFQWPEPEELPEDMRTVCHFNGVRWIHDYQDACVDKLERFMRGEIPVRADLSGGIPRSMAPKDVTQPNTPSNTNIRQPPNYQRMHSNESRGSDKDSTGGRD
- the Sarm gene encoding NAD(+) hydrolase sarm1 isoform X5, coding for MSEFPAEGGENGDMQTVMENFQKKNNLVTGRTHHVTHHPQVTTTSSQMLTTNQSQHQSSSSTSTSTSSSSTSSRVAKSSQRILTSSSSSEMKASSMKSDLTELKRGISEMKNISTNFSQRLRSSMENLVDRDGSGPEETDLTEPLVTFPDPDTPPPVTDAVTLAGGSPSQLSSLNSLNNLHHSISPPINIPNMANLPTGQETMKFEQKKMTSASKTKVVTDGFSAEKATANSAEMRALQAGDVSYKEQSAATAARARVELDGVSAEKSVAAAREQRSLKAGDLSHQESNNMAASTMKLQSDSFTSEKKAMAAQQQRQTVTSTGIFNHEKHMASSSQSSITIASKSGVSASKSMISAASAVNQFMNGMRPPTAEDELLALPLDDLDLLCSKSNPQDVDCAIAKYSGLLDSFVERLKVGADTCKSNSGSKAPQLLNRVNEIIRKAWAVPTHGHELGYTLCNTLRTRGGLDLLMSNCVANDHELQFSSARLLEQCLTTENRAHVVENGLEKVVNVACVCTKNANSVDHSRVGTGILEHLFKHSEGTCSDVIRLGGLDAVLFECRKNDVETLRHCAGALANLSLYGGAENQEAMIKRKVPMWLFPLAFHNDDNIKYYACLAIAVLVANKEIEAAVLKSGTLDLVEPFITSHNPYEFAKSNLAHAHGQSKNWLERLVPVLSSKREEARNLAAFHFCMEAGIKKQQGNTDIFRTIGAIEPLKKVASCPNAIASKYAAQALRLIGEEIPHKLSQQVPLWSTEDVREWVKQIGFADVAPNFVESRVDGDLLLQLTEENLREDIGLTNGIMRRRFARELQNLKKMADYSSRDTGNLNSFLQSIGQEFSIYTYSMLNAGVDKDSIRNLSEDQLLTECGIANSIHRLRILDAIKNMQHNQFSSCEYESPDKSLDVFVSYRRSNGSQLASLLKVHLQLRGFSVFIDVERLEAGKFDNNLLQSIRQAKHFLLVLTPQALERCVQDSECKDWVHREIVAALQSQCNIIPIIDNFQWPEPEELPEDMRTVCHFNGVRWIHDYQDACVDKLERFMRGEIPVRADLSGGIPRSMAPKDVTQPNTPSNTNIRQPPNYQRMHSNESRGSDKDSTGGRD